From a region of the Synechococcus sp. RS9916 genome:
- a CDS encoding pirin-like bicupin family protein: MTQTTPATTSSPLFRPAGERFHSQRGWLDSWHSFSFAGHHHPDWMGFGPLQVINDDTIAAGEGFEMHPHRDMDIITVMVEGQLNHRDSMGNSGVIRAGDVQRMTAGTGIVHSEINGGTTPCRLLQIWIEPGQNNLPPSYEQRSCPAGSEWTALIAPDAADVMAIARPVRLWRAMPKTGQTLPLPASVPHVGWLQVIDGQLELSTQQGTRTLLHRGDGVGFSNTDTIHSITSQSEGCDVLLFGLT, translated from the coding sequence ATGACCCAAACCACGCCTGCAACCACGTCATCACCGCTGTTCCGCCCCGCCGGCGAACGCTTCCACAGCCAGCGGGGTTGGCTGGACTCTTGGCACAGCTTCTCCTTTGCCGGCCATCACCATCCCGACTGGATGGGCTTCGGGCCGTTGCAGGTGATCAACGACGACACCATTGCCGCCGGTGAGGGCTTTGAAATGCACCCACACCGAGACATGGACATCATCACGGTGATGGTGGAAGGACAGCTCAACCACCGCGACTCCATGGGCAACAGCGGAGTCATCCGCGCTGGAGACGTGCAGCGCATGACCGCAGGCACCGGCATCGTGCACAGCGAAATCAATGGCGGCACCACCCCCTGCCGGCTCCTGCAGATCTGGATCGAACCAGGGCAGAACAACCTGCCTCCCAGCTACGAACAACGCAGCTGCCCAGCGGGATCGGAGTGGACAGCGCTGATCGCCCCTGACGCCGCAGACGTCATGGCCATCGCCAGGCCGGTGCGGCTCTGGCGGGCAATGCCCAAGACAGGGCAGACGTTGCCGCTGCCAGCGAGTGTCCCGCACGTGGGATGGCTGCAGGTGATCGACGGTCAGCTCGAACTCTCCACGCAACAAGGAACCCGCACCCTGCTGCATCGGGGCGACGGCGTGGGATTCAGCAACACAGACACCATCCACAGCATCACCAGCCAGAGCGAAGGGTGCGATGTTCTGCTGTTTGGCCTGACTTAA
- a CDS encoding NADPH-dependent FMN reductase, whose amino-acid sequence MSATFPDLLVIAASNGENLKLAQRFASQASALGQTAEVLDLTTVDLPLFTPRMQQQGSPEAVAALEQQLMTAPRWVICAPEYNGSIPPSLSNAIAWLSVQGNDFRALFNGRPIAMATFSGGGGMELLVSLRIQLTHLGAQVVGRQLLSNHAKPPQDESINDLLQRLLQMEPLQL is encoded by the coding sequence ATGTCGGCCACTTTTCCGGATCTGTTGGTGATCGCCGCCAGCAACGGCGAAAACCTCAAACTGGCCCAGCGCTTCGCCTCCCAGGCCAGCGCCCTGGGCCAAACGGCGGAGGTGTTGGACCTCACCACGGTTGACCTGCCACTGTTCACCCCGCGCATGCAGCAGCAGGGAAGCCCAGAGGCGGTTGCCGCTCTCGAGCAGCAACTGATGACCGCCCCGCGCTGGGTGATCTGCGCACCGGAATACAACGGCTCCATTCCGCCAAGCCTTAGCAATGCCATCGCCTGGCTCTCGGTGCAAGGCAACGACTTCCGAGCACTATTCAATGGCAGGCCCATCGCCATGGCGACATTTTCTGGTGGCGGCGGCATGGAATTGCTGGTGTCGCTGCGCATCCAACTCACCCACCTGGGGGCACAAGTCGTGGGTCGCCAACTGCTGAGCAATCACGCCAAACCACCGCAAGACGAGAGCATCAACGACCTGCTCCAACGGCTGCTGCAGATGGAGCCGCTGCAGCTCTGA
- a CDS encoding TRAP transporter small permease subunit, whose amino-acid sequence MSSPEPAAVRLFDRLNAGAAWLARWAVLLMLAIGIWNVIGRYLGSAIGINLSSNGLIEAQWYLFDLIFLLGLGWTLQKGGHVRVDVLQSRWPERRRQRQELRGILLLLLPFAFGVMAIAIAPALRAWSIGELSPDPGGLPRTWVKSLIPLGFLLLGLQGVAEALRLRWALKKGNERSPTDPQHQDGGPAL is encoded by the coding sequence ATGAGCAGCCCAGAACCCGCCGCAGTGCGGCTGTTCGACCGCCTCAACGCAGGAGCCGCCTGGCTGGCCCGCTGGGCCGTGTTGCTGATGCTGGCCATCGGCATCTGGAACGTGATCGGCCGTTACCTGGGATCGGCGATCGGCATCAACCTCAGCTCCAACGGACTGATCGAAGCCCAGTGGTACTTGTTTGATCTCATCTTCCTGCTGGGGTTGGGGTGGACCCTGCAAAAAGGTGGGCACGTTCGGGTGGATGTGCTCCAAAGCCGTTGGCCTGAACGTCGGCGCCAGCGCCAGGAATTGCGAGGGATTCTTCTGCTTCTGCTGCCCTTTGCCTTTGGGGTGATGGCGATTGCGATCGCTCCAGCCCTACGCGCCTGGAGCATCGGTGAACTGTCACCGGACCCCGGCGGGCTGCCCCGCACCTGGGTCAAGTCGTTGATCCCTCTGGGATTTCTGCTGCTGGGCCTCCAGGGAGTCGCTGAAGCCCTGCGCCTGCGCTGGGCCCTCAAGAAGGGCAATGAAAGGTCGCCAACAGACCCGCAACACCAAGACGGAGGGCCTGCCCTGTGA
- a CDS encoding TRAP transporter large permease subunit: MIEIEALGWVISIDPSAVLAPGMFLALIIALLSGFPVAFCLGGVGVIFALLGMLSGEIEPQFVTALPQRILGIMANFTLLAIPAFVFMGSMLESSGIAERLLETMGRLLGRLRGGLALAVVLVGSLLAATTGVVAATVTTMGLISLPAMLRAGYDKSLATGVIVASGTLGQIIPPSIVLVVLGDQLGISVGDLFIGALLPGLLMSAVFAIYVLVISALKPELAPQLPPDATGGSTPWQLIQSVLPPIALIVAVLGSIFFGIATPTEAGVIGAVGAMLLAALNGGFSRSQLSGVCESTMRTTAMVMAILMGSTAFSLVFRGVGGDQLISDLLLNLPGGRIGFLVFSMLIIFLLGFFIDFFEIAFIAVPLLLPAARQLLGPEALVWFGVMIGANLQTSFLTPPFGFALFYLRGVSPDEVSTRDIYKGALPFVGLQVAVLALIIAVPGLVDWLPRLAGSMAPGPLT, translated from the coding sequence GTGATTGAGATCGAAGCTCTCGGATGGGTGATCAGCATCGACCCCTCAGCGGTGCTGGCCCCGGGCATGTTTCTGGCCCTGATCATCGCGCTACTCAGCGGATTCCCTGTCGCCTTCTGCCTCGGCGGCGTGGGCGTGATCTTTGCATTGCTGGGCATGCTCAGCGGTGAAATCGAACCCCAGTTCGTCACCGCCTTGCCGCAGCGAATTCTGGGGATCATGGCCAACTTCACCCTGCTGGCCATCCCCGCCTTCGTGTTCATGGGCTCCATGCTCGAGAGCTCAGGCATCGCAGAACGGCTGCTGGAAACCATGGGCCGCCTGCTCGGACGCCTGCGCGGAGGTCTAGCCCTTGCGGTGGTGCTGGTGGGCTCCCTGCTGGCCGCCACGACTGGCGTGGTGGCCGCAACGGTCACCACCATGGGGCTGATCTCCCTCCCCGCCATGCTGCGGGCCGGCTACGACAAGAGCCTGGCCACAGGTGTGATCGTGGCCTCCGGCACCCTCGGGCAGATCATTCCCCCCAGCATCGTGCTGGTGGTGCTGGGCGACCAGCTGGGCATCTCCGTGGGGGATCTGTTCATCGGAGCTCTGCTTCCGGGCCTGTTGATGTCAGCCGTGTTTGCCATCTACGTGCTGGTGATCAGTGCGCTCAAGCCGGAATTGGCACCCCAGCTCCCCCCTGACGCAACGGGAGGCAGCACGCCATGGCAGCTGATCCAATCTGTACTGCCACCGATCGCCTTGATCGTGGCGGTGCTGGGCAGCATCTTTTTCGGCATTGCCACGCCCACAGAAGCCGGTGTGATCGGTGCCGTCGGCGCCATGCTTCTTGCCGCTCTCAACGGAGGCTTCAGCCGCAGCCAACTCTCAGGGGTCTGCGAAAGCACCATGCGCACCACCGCCATGGTGATGGCGATCCTGATGGGCTCCACCGCTTTCAGCCTGGTGTTCCGCGGCGTCGGGGGCGATCAACTGATCTCCGACCTGCTGCTCAACCTGCCTGGCGGCCGAATCGGCTTTTTGGTGTTCAGCATGTTGATCATTTTTCTGCTGGGCTTCTTCATCGATTTCTTCGAAATCGCCTTCATTGCAGTGCCCCTGCTCTTGCCCGCCGCCCGGCAACTACTGGGACCTGAGGCCCTGGTGTGGTTCGGCGTGATGATCGGCGCCAACTTGCAGACCTCCTTCCTCACACCGCCCTTCGGCTTCGCCCTCTTCTATTTGCGCGGAGTCTCACCCGATGAGGTGAGCACGCGCGACATCTACAAAGGAGCGCTGCCCTTTGTAGGTCTCCAGGTGGCGGTGCTGGCTCTGATCATTGCCGTGCCAGGGCTGGTGGACTGGTTACCGCGCCTAGCCGGCTCCATGGCCCCCGGGCCGCTCACCTGA
- a CDS encoding diflavin flavoprotein, which translates to MHNQAAGERQVITLPVSDGLISLRGLSPQRLRFELEYALERGSTANSFLFAAGSDTTGQQRAAVLVHPPGAAYADVFLPALAAALPSNCSELLVVVGHVNPNRVALLRSLAEVYSQLTLICSNPGAKLLQELWQQRKPLPPGEVDNRPPLPALPPLQVIRQEQRLPLSHGHSLQLLPAPTPRWPGGLLAFEEQGGLLMSDKLFSAHVCTADWAESNRNATEEERRHFYDSLMAPMATQVDAVVERLEELDIRTIAPGHGPAIEASWRSLLSDYRRWGESQQKAALNVALLFASAYGNTAAIADALARGVSRTGVRVTSLNCEFTPADELVATIRSADAILIGSPTLGGHAPTPIVSALGTVLAEGDRSKPVGVFGSFGWSGEALDLLENKLRDGGFSFGFEPIRIKFSPDAATVRTLEETGTRFARDLQQEQRKQQRRSAGGLSESRSDPAVLALGRVVGSLCVLTARKGAGDAAQTGAMVASWVSQASFTPPGLTVAVAKDRAVEALLHKGDRFALNVLAEGRETGPMKQFLQPFAPGADRFAGLELDTSPNDQPLLPEALAWLDGEVKQRMECGDHWLIYAEVSHGGLVDGEGTTAVHRRRSGANY; encoded by the coding sequence ATGCACAACCAGGCCGCGGGCGAACGTCAGGTGATCACCCTGCCGGTGAGCGATGGACTGATCAGCCTGCGGGGCCTCAGCCCTCAGCGACTGCGTTTCGAACTGGAGTACGCCCTTGAACGGGGCAGCACCGCCAACAGCTTCCTGTTTGCCGCAGGCTCCGACACAACCGGTCAGCAACGGGCGGCAGTGCTGGTGCACCCCCCCGGTGCGGCTTACGCCGATGTGTTCCTTCCGGCCTTGGCTGCTGCCCTCCCCAGCAACTGCAGTGAACTGCTGGTGGTGGTGGGTCACGTGAATCCCAACCGGGTCGCCCTGCTGCGCAGCCTGGCCGAGGTGTATTCCCAACTGACCCTGATCTGCTCCAACCCCGGAGCGAAGCTGCTGCAGGAGCTGTGGCAACAGCGCAAACCGCTACCACCGGGCGAAGTCGACAACCGGCCTCCCCTACCGGCCCTGCCACCCCTGCAGGTGATCCGCCAGGAGCAACGCCTGCCGCTGAGCCATGGTCACAGCCTGCAGTTGCTGCCGGCCCCAACCCCCCGCTGGCCGGGAGGGCTGCTCGCCTTCGAAGAACAAGGCGGCCTGCTGATGAGCGACAAGCTCTTTTCTGCCCATGTCTGCACTGCCGATTGGGCCGAAAGCAACCGCAACGCCACCGAGGAAGAACGCCGCCATTTCTATGACTCCCTGATGGCGCCCATGGCCACCCAGGTGGATGCCGTGGTCGAGCGCCTGGAGGAGCTCGACATTCGCACCATCGCTCCCGGCCACGGCCCGGCGATTGAAGCGAGCTGGCGCAGCCTGCTCAGCGATTACCGCCGCTGGGGCGAAAGCCAACAGAAGGCCGCCCTCAATGTGGCCCTGCTGTTTGCCAGCGCCTACGGCAACACCGCCGCGATCGCTGATGCCCTGGCCCGTGGTGTCAGCCGCACGGGCGTGAGGGTCACCAGCCTCAACTGTGAGTTCACACCGGCCGATGAACTGGTGGCCACGATCCGCTCCGCTGACGCGATCCTGATTGGCTCACCAACCCTGGGCGGCCACGCCCCAACGCCGATCGTGTCGGCGTTGGGAACGGTGCTGGCAGAGGGCGATCGCAGCAAACCGGTGGGGGTGTTCGGCAGCTTCGGCTGGAGTGGCGAGGCCCTCGATCTACTGGAGAACAAGCTGCGCGATGGCGGCTTCAGCTTTGGCTTCGAACCGATCCGAATCAAGTTCAGCCCCGATGCCGCCACCGTGCGCACCCTGGAGGAGACCGGCACCCGCTTCGCCCGCGACCTTCAGCAGGAGCAGCGCAAACAGCAACGCCGCAGTGCCGGAGGCTTGAGTGAAAGCCGGAGCGATCCCGCCGTTCTGGCCCTGGGCCGCGTGGTGGGCTCCCTGTGCGTGCTCACCGCCCGCAAAGGCGCTGGAGACGCAGCGCAGACCGGCGCCATGGTGGCCAGCTGGGTGAGCCAGGCCAGCTTCACACCCCCCGGGCTGACCGTGGCAGTCGCCAAGGATCGCGCCGTGGAAGCCCTGCTGCACAAAGGCGACCGCTTCGCCCTCAATGTGCTGGCGGAAGGGCGGGAAACCGGGCCGATGAAACAGTTCCTGCAACCCTTCGCCCCCGGCGCCGACCGCTTTGCAGGCCTGGAGCTGGACACCAGCCCCAACGATCAGCCCTTACTGCCAGAAGCCCTCGCCTGGCTCGATGGAGAGGTGAAACAGCGGATGGAATGCGGCGACCACTGGCTGATCTACGCGGAAGTGAGCCATGGCGGCCTGGTGGATGGCGAAGGCACCACGGCCGTGCACCGTCGCCGCAGCGGCGCCAATTACTAA
- a CDS encoding Hsp20/alpha crystallin family protein: protein MLTLRQSPFDLLERLEQQVAQAERVPAAEVLEDANGYTVRLELPGVDRGSIDVKATDRTLVISAERRPTPTSDTSDTSGDTNAVDATTPQQLFSEFRPGTWSRSFRFAQPLDREQLKATYRDGILAITAAKADNRTTVSVSVES from the coding sequence ATGCTCACCCTTCGCCAATCCCCTTTTGATCTGCTCGAGCGCCTCGAGCAGCAAGTCGCCCAAGCCGAACGTGTTCCTGCCGCTGAAGTGCTCGAAGACGCCAACGGCTACACCGTGCGACTCGAACTGCCTGGCGTGGACCGCGGTTCCATCGATGTGAAAGCCACCGATCGCACCCTGGTGATCAGTGCCGAGCGGCGCCCAACCCCGACCTCAGACACCTCCGACACATCAGGCGACACCAACGCGGTCGATGCCACAACACCGCAGCAATTGTTCAGCGAATTCCGCCCCGGCACCTGGAGCCGCAGCTTCCGCTTTGCTCAACCGTTGGACCGCGAGCAACTGAAGGCCACCTACCGCGACGGAATCCTGGCCATCACCGCAGCCAAAGCCGACAACCGCACCACCGTGTCGGTGAGCGTTGAAAGCTGA
- a CDS encoding MEKHLA domain-containing protein, with amino-acid sequence MAESPAAWLSPENQRWAMTIERSHQRAFGRGLLPGHACADQTRTRAQSLFSASEPVLAHNGNQDPTLVYANAAALLLWRRDWKAMVGMPSRLTAPEQERAERAQALGSAQKSDAFQGYRGIRIDSEGRRFVIDNARIWTLWDAQGERCGQAASFARWWWI; translated from the coding sequence GTGGCTGAATCCCCCGCCGCTTGGCTCAGTCCTGAGAATCAGCGCTGGGCCATGACCATCGAAAGGTCCCATCAGCGCGCGTTTGGCCGTGGGTTACTGCCAGGCCACGCCTGCGCAGATCAGACCCGAACGCGGGCTCAAAGCCTGTTCAGCGCGAGTGAGCCGGTGCTGGCTCACAACGGCAACCAGGACCCGACCTTGGTCTACGCGAACGCTGCGGCCCTGTTGCTCTGGCGCAGGGATTGGAAGGCGATGGTGGGCATGCCGTCGCGACTGACGGCACCTGAGCAAGAACGCGCCGAACGGGCCCAAGCTCTGGGGAGCGCCCAAAAAAGTGATGCATTTCAGGGCTATCGGGGCATTCGCATCGACAGCGAAGGGCGACGGTTTGTGATCGACAACGCCCGAATCTGGACCCTCTGGGATGCGCAAGGAGAGCGCTGTGGCCAGGCAGCAAGCTTTGCGCGCTGGTGGTGGATCTAG
- a CDS encoding TRAP transporter substrate-binding protein → MQRRQLLRTSGQALAAAAGAGALSACTIRRAEKSQSGGLPQVRWRMATSWPVSLDTIYGGAETICQRVEAMSGGLFTIEPFAAGEIVPGLEVLDAVQAGSVECGHTASYYYVGKNPAFAFGTAVPFGLSAQQQNSWLYQGGGNEAMDALFADFGAKSFPAGNTGGQLGGWFKRPVENLASLKGLKMRIPGLGGKVMARLGVNVQVLPGGEIYLALERGAIDAAEFTGPYDDEKLGLHKAAKHYYYPGWWEPGPSLTALVNRKAWAALPEEYQAMFSTACYEANLGMLSKYEQRNSEALLRLRRQGIKLERYSDDILEAAQDATQEMFAELAAGDAEFRDLLERWRLFRRETLNWNRINELPLALFNTSQEEAQP, encoded by the coding sequence ATGCAACGACGGCAGCTGCTTCGGACCAGTGGGCAAGCCCTCGCCGCTGCCGCCGGAGCCGGAGCCCTGAGCGCCTGCACGATCCGTCGTGCAGAAAAGAGCCAGAGCGGTGGGCTGCCCCAGGTGAGGTGGCGGATGGCCACCAGCTGGCCCGTGTCCCTGGACACGATCTATGGAGGTGCCGAAACCATCTGCCAACGGGTGGAGGCGATGAGTGGAGGCCTCTTCACCATCGAGCCCTTTGCCGCTGGAGAAATCGTTCCCGGTCTGGAAGTGCTGGATGCCGTGCAGGCCGGCTCCGTGGAATGCGGCCACACCGCCAGCTATTACTACGTGGGCAAAAACCCTGCCTTCGCCTTCGGAACGGCAGTGCCCTTTGGCCTGTCTGCCCAGCAGCAGAACTCCTGGCTTTACCAAGGGGGTGGCAACGAGGCCATGGATGCGCTGTTTGCCGACTTCGGGGCCAAGAGCTTTCCGGCCGGGAACACCGGAGGACAACTCGGGGGCTGGTTTAAACGCCCCGTGGAGAACCTGGCCTCACTCAAAGGCCTGAAAATGCGCATCCCCGGCCTCGGGGGCAAGGTGATGGCGCGGCTCGGGGTCAACGTGCAAGTGCTGCCCGGTGGCGAGATCTATCTCGCCCTCGAACGGGGAGCCATTGATGCCGCCGAATTCACCGGGCCTTACGACGACGAAAAACTAGGCCTGCACAAAGCGGCGAAGCACTACTACTACCCAGGGTGGTGGGAACCGGGTCCAAGCCTCACGGCACTGGTGAACCGCAAGGCCTGGGCCGCACTGCCTGAGGAATATCAGGCCATGTTCAGCACCGCCTGTTACGAGGCCAATCTGGGCATGCTCAGCAAATACGAGCAGCGCAACAGCGAAGCGCTCTTGCGCTTGCGTCGTCAGGGGATCAAGCTCGAGCGCTACAGCGACGACATCCTCGAAGCGGCACAGGACGCCACCCAGGAGATGTTCGCTGAATTGGCCGCCGGTGATGCCGAATTCCGCGATCTTCTGGAGCGCTGGCGCCTGTTCCGGCGCGAAACCCTGAACTGGAACCGCATCAACGAACTGCCCCTGGCCCTGTTCAACACCAGCCAAGAGGAGGCCCAACCATGA
- a CDS encoding rubrerythrin family protein, translating into MDLSKPSTHANLEAAFGGESMANRKYLFFANVAKQLGHNDLAKLFRDTAAQETEHAFAHFRLLHPELAIEDAGSLSDEQKQAILSRCLELAIEGETYEYTTMYPEFADQARKDRDSGAETEFTEQAEESAEHAGLFRTAAKNFGLLTPIEKHHAETYGVALEALQGKGKAGAADEPVPGKWICKLCSMIYDPAEGDPDSGIAPGTPFEAIPDDWSCPICGARKASFVPYREAELKAA; encoded by the coding sequence ATGGATCTCTCTAAGCCCTCCACCCACGCCAACCTCGAAGCCGCTTTTGGCGGCGAGAGCATGGCCAACCGCAAATACCTCTTCTTCGCCAACGTCGCCAAGCAACTGGGCCACAACGACCTGGCGAAGCTGTTCCGCGACACAGCCGCCCAAGAGACAGAACATGCTTTTGCGCATTTCCGCCTGCTCCATCCCGAGCTCGCAATCGAGGACGCAGGCAGCCTCAGCGATGAACAGAAACAGGCAATTCTGAGCCGCTGCCTGGAACTGGCCATTGAAGGGGAAACCTATGAGTACACAACGATGTACCCCGAGTTCGCCGACCAGGCACGCAAAGACAGGGATAGCGGCGCGGAAACCGAATTCACCGAACAGGCCGAGGAATCCGCAGAGCACGCCGGCCTGTTTCGAACCGCAGCCAAGAACTTCGGGCTGCTCACACCGATCGAGAAGCATCACGCCGAGACCTACGGGGTGGCTCTCGAGGCCCTGCAGGGCAAAGGAAAGGCTGGTGCAGCCGACGAGCCCGTTCCTGGCAAGTGGATCTGCAAGCTTTGCTCAATGATCTACGACCCCGCCGAAGGCGACCCCGACTCGGGGATTGCCCCCGGCACGCCTTTCGAAGCGATCCCCGACGACTGGAGCTGCCCCATTTGCGGCGCTCGCAAGGCCAGCTTTGTGCCCTACCGGGAAGCAGAGCTCAAGGCCGCCTGA
- a CDS encoding diflavin flavoprotein, with protein sequence MVTASLSSKDPSAVTPRLSLQCEAIAADTTTIRSLDWDRSRFDIEFGLRNGTTYNSFLVRGERTALIDTSHAKFRDSWIPLLQGEIDPKSIDVLIVSHTEPDHSGLIGDLIDLNPDIEIVGSKVAIQFLNNQVHRPFKSRAVKSGEELDLGTNPSSGVHHRFEFLSAPNLHWPDTIFSFDHGTGILYTCDAFGLHYCSDAVFDSDPGAIAPDFRFYYDCLMGPNARSVLQALKRMDGLPEINTIAVGHGPLLREHLQHWINDYREWSGQRSKGESYAAVCYLSQYGFCDRISQAIAHGIGKAEAQVQLVDLRATDPQELTALIGEAKAVVVPTWPANPDADLQSSIGTLLAALNSKQWVGVYDAFGGDDEPIDAVAGQLRGQGQKEAFAPLRIRQLPSGADYQRCEESGTDLGQLLTREKTIAAMKSLDGDLDKALGRLSGGLYVVTASQGEGDSLRRSAMVASWVSQASFSPPGLTVAVAKDRAIETLMQVGDRFVLNVLREDNHQPLLRHFLKRFRPGADRFEGMNVLEGVADGGPVLGDALAYLGCRVEQRLEGPDHWIIYAVVEQGNVADTEAVTAVHHRKVGNHY encoded by the coding sequence ATGGTCACGGCAAGCCTGAGCAGCAAGGATCCTTCCGCTGTGACCCCCCGCCTGTCGCTTCAGTGCGAAGCGATCGCGGCCGACACCACCACGATCCGTTCCCTCGACTGGGACCGCAGCCGTTTCGACATCGAATTCGGCCTGCGCAATGGCACCACCTACAACAGCTTTTTGGTGCGCGGCGAGCGCACCGCGCTGATCGATACCAGCCACGCAAAATTCCGCGACAGCTGGATTCCCCTGCTGCAGGGAGAGATCGACCCCAAAAGCATCGATGTGCTGATCGTCAGTCACACCGAACCCGATCACTCCGGCCTGATTGGCGATCTGATCGATCTCAACCCCGACATTGAGATTGTCGGATCGAAAGTAGCGATCCAGTTTCTGAACAACCAGGTGCACCGGCCGTTCAAATCCCGGGCAGTGAAAAGCGGCGAAGAGCTGGATCTGGGCACCAATCCCAGCAGCGGCGTGCACCACCGCTTCGAATTCCTCAGTGCGCCAAACCTGCACTGGCCCGACACGATCTTTTCCTTCGATCACGGCACCGGCATCCTCTACACCTGCGATGCCTTCGGCCTGCACTACTGCTCCGACGCCGTCTTTGACAGTGATCCCGGAGCGATCGCTCCCGACTTCCGCTTCTATTACGACTGCCTGATGGGGCCCAACGCCCGCAGCGTGCTGCAGGCCCTCAAGCGCATGGATGGCCTGCCGGAGATCAACACAATCGCCGTTGGTCACGGGCCGCTGCTGCGTGAGCATCTGCAGCATTGGATCAACGACTACCGCGAATGGAGCGGACAACGCAGCAAAGGCGAAAGCTATGCCGCCGTTTGCTACTTGAGCCAATACGGATTCTGCGATCGCATCAGCCAGGCGATTGCCCATGGCATCGGCAAGGCAGAAGCCCAGGTGCAACTGGTGGATCTTCGCGCCACCGATCCCCAGGAACTCACAGCCCTGATTGGTGAAGCCAAAGCGGTGGTGGTACCGACCTGGCCCGCCAATCCGGATGCCGACCTGCAGAGCTCGATCGGCACCCTGTTGGCCGCTCTGAACAGCAAGCAGTGGGTGGGGGTCTACGACGCTTTCGGCGGTGACGATGAGCCGATTGATGCCGTGGCCGGCCAGCTACGGGGCCAGGGCCAGAAGGAAGCCTTCGCGCCCCTGCGTATTCGCCAGCTGCCATCGGGCGCTGACTACCAGCGCTGCGAGGAATCCGGCACCGACCTGGGCCAATTGCTCACGCGCGAAAAAACGATCGCGGCGATGAAGAGCCTGGATGGGGACCTCGACAAAGCATTGGGTCGCCTCAGTGGTGGCCTGTATGTGGTGACCGCCAGCCAGGGCGAAGGTGACAGCCTCCGCCGCAGCGCCATGGTGGCCAGCTGGGTGAGCCAGGCCAGCTTCAGCCCCCCCGGACTGACCGTGGCGGTAGCCAAAGACCGAGCGATCGAAACCCTGATGCAAGTGGGCGATCGCTTCGTGCTGAATGTGCTGCGGGAAGACAATCACCAACCTCTGTTGCGTCACTTCCTCAAGCGCTTCCGCCCCGGAGCCGATCGCTTTGAAGGCATGAACGTGCTGGAAGGTGTCGCCGATGGCGGCCCGGTACTCGGCGATGCCCTGGCCTACCTGGGCTGCCGGGTGGAGCAGCGCCTTGAAGGCCCCGACCACTGGATCATCTATGCCGTGGTGGAGCAAGGCAACGTGGCCGACACCGAAGCGGTCACCGCCGTGCACCACCGCAAGGTTGGCAACCACTACTGA